AGTTTCAAATCAAATTCAATATTGTATCCATCACCGAGTCTCCTCTCATATATCAATCCATAACATGTAAACATATTCGAGACATCTCTTTAACATTGCCTAATCCCATATGggcttacccaacacttcgctacCATACTCGATTAGGTCTTTAGAGTTTGTACCCAGAccatgttcctcactgaacatggtcttcaaatatcaaaaccacCCGTCCGGACTACTCCCGATGGATACtaagcattttttttattaaaataaaaactagaTCAAAATTCACCCAAAATCCAACCAAACTTTACTTTGTATAAACTTTTCCATCAAAATAACaacttaataaaaaattaataaaattcatcAAGCATCAAAACCTAACATTAGTTTAaccaaaataacaattaaaccCTTTAAGAAATCTAATTCAACATCAATTTAAACCCTTTAAGGaatccaattcaacatcaagtcaaccaaaataacaattaaaccCTTTTAGAAATCTAATTCAACatcaattaaaccaaaataataattaaaccaAAAGTTCATTATGAATTTATGAAGAACCCAAATCAAAGTATgaacataaaaataataaaaaactacCCATATAAACTTATTTCCTTCAAACTTTGAACACAAACTCACAATCAACAACTAGTTATAGAAAAATCTCAACTAACCCAAAGCATTGGTAAGAAACCCTTAAAAAACAAATTTCTGGAATTTTAAAGTTCAATTCACGCGCGCGCGCGCGCacgcacacacacacacatatatatatacatgcaaaccaaaataatagttgatagttacttatcTTAGCCTAAAATTGCAAGAAAACACCTTAAAATCCCAAAACTGCCTAGACCGTATTCTCTGTACATAGCTGCAAATCCAAATCCCTTCGGTCAGAAGTTAGTCCTATGTTTCTAAAGTCTCCATTAATCATGTGAAGTGATTTGGATGGTTAGATTATCGGAAACAGCCCAAACGATGGAGTTGCCCTGTTTTGGATGGTGGTGGAAGATGgaggagaaaagaaaagagcatGAGGAAGATAtgtgaggttttcttcctcAATCCAGATGTGaaaaattgtgatttaaattatGAATTCATACCTTAGATAGAGCAATGATTAATTTGAATAATATCCATTTTGGGTCCCTAAaatctaatttcttttaaaacttaccctaatcTTATAATTATGCCTAAAAACTTGCAATTACCCAATAAACTACACCCGTAACATCTAATTAATCCAACGATCCTAAAATGACTATAATATAACCTAAGGTTTGGGCTATAATAACCAAGAATTAAGGACAGGACGTGACATGGAAGTAGTATGGTTAGATTCGAAAGAGGCAAAAGAAGCTGGCAAGTATGGATAAAGGAAAGGACCGATTGCTTGTTCTACAGGGCATCATGATGCCCAAACATGTCCTAGATAGCGTGGATTTTCGAGGAATCTCAACTAGAAGTGTTTCGGGAGAGATCTAAGGAGAAGCCTACTAGCCCTCCATATCGAAGATGCCATCATTCACCTTCACCTGTTGGACAAGCTCCCGGTCCTAAAGGATCCGGATCCCCAAAGCGGCATAAAGGCATTCGTCATGATTCCACCGAATCCTTGATTCGTCACTATGAATCACATAAGAAGAGATTGAAGGATTTTAGATCCCGAGATTATCGAAACCGAAGGCAGTAGCCGAAGCCCAAAGAAGAAGAGCATTCTTTGAAGGAAGGGGTTTATAACATCATAAGAAGTGAGCTTCAGTATGTTATGAAAGATGAGGGATTAGAGTCCAGAATGCCTGAAACTACAGATACGGATATTCCTTTGAGTGCGGAGATAATGAATTAACCAATGCCGAGAAGTTTCAAATATCCTCTCCTTAAAGATTATAGTGGCATGACATATCCAACTCTCTATGTGAAAAACTTTCTTCGGGCTCTTTAGACCACCATGGTAACAGATGCTCGTATGTGTCGTTTGTTTTTAACAACATTAAGAGATTCAACTGCTTACTGGTATGATCAAATTTTACCTAGATCCATCAGATCTTTCAAGCAAATGTCTAAGGAATTTGCAAATCATTTCATCATATCCATTCTAGGAAGTAAAACCATGCAAGATCTAAACTACCCAGTGAGTCGCTGAAGGAGTGGGTGGAACATTTCCAACGAGTAGCCATCTAGATCAAACATCTGAATGTAGATGGAGCTGTTGAAGTCATGATAAGAAATTGCCGAAGTAAGGACCTATCTAAGGAATTAACTATAAGGAGCGCGAAGACATTCCCTGATTTAATGCGAAGAGCCAGAGATTTTGTTAAGTGGGAAGGCCATAGATTAAACCCTTTGCTTAAAGAAAGGTTGAGTTCGGTGCATCAACCGAAGGAATCCACGAGCGACATGAGCAAGGATGACCATAAACAATCTAAAGAAAACACAGATCGAAATTATGCTCCTTTGAATGCTCATCGCAAAGAGATCTTTTATTGGGTAGAGTCTAACTGACAACACATTCAGTATCCTCCCAAGCTGAAGTCATCCGGTCGAAGGAATAATAGGCTGTATTGTGAATTTCATAAAAGTGAGGGGCATGATACTGAAGATTGTAGATAATTAGGAGCCGAACTGAATAAGATGGCCGAAGCAGGAAAACTGGATAAATTCTTAAAGAATGCCAACAAATCTAGGGAATCAAAAGACCACCAACATGTAGAAAGGGCTTCTAAATGTGTCATCAATGTCATTGCTAGGGTCCGAAGGAAGATCGTTCGACGAAGAATGCATAAGGACCAGGAAAGAGTAACTGATGCCAAACTAAGTTCTCTTTCGAAAATTTTACTCGATAAGCACATAACGATGCTTTGGTCATTGAAATTCTATTAGAAGAGTATAAGGTTCACATAGTCTTTGTTGATATTGGCAGTTTTGTGAATATCATCACTCATAAGGCTTACGAAGCGTTATATCTTGGCCATGAAAGGTTAATTCCAACTCTGTCACCATTAGTGGGAATATCGGGCCATTCGGTACCCCTACTTGATAGTACACAGATGAAGGTTTCTATCGAAGATGGTCCAGTTAAGTGGCATTCGATGGCTGAGTTTCTAGTGATTGACTCAGTATTGCCTTATAACGTCATCATCGGACGTCCACTCTTGTCAGAATCCACACGAGTCTTGTCCATACACCAGTTAGCATAGTAGATCCCAAAGAGCGATGGGCATGGCAGTTGCTGAAGGTAACCAAGTTATTGCTTAGGAAACCTACATTGCCTCATTGAATATGAAAACCCCAAAagggcaaaaaaaaaagagatagaGAATAAATGACAAGATCTCAAAAAGGTGAATTGAAAACCCTTAAAGGTGGTTGATgtgatatatatattaagtgGTTGAAGAATTAATGAATTCAGAGAtggtattatttaattattttgttaataaaattttgataattgaataaaattaaaaattaatagacGGTGTGAAATCTACCCAAATTAGATGGTTTCGTAGTTAGGATGTGAAGATAGCTAGAAATACTTACCTTACATTTCTAGCCACTAGAAGTACAAGAGATGCTCGCAGAAGCTAAGCCATCAGTCTTTGAACAACAAAAGCTAAAAAAGGAAATTTGTGGAAGTTTTGGTGGATTGCTTGATATGGGTTACTCGCATTTCAAGCCTTCTCTGCATAATCTTGATTCTTTCTATCAGGTAAATGCATTCTTCTCTTCTTtcgtgtgtgtgtgtgtttttttttttttttttttttttatggttgaATTCCCATTGGAAGATTCAAATTtgtttaaataaacaaattccGTAGAGCATAGGGAATCTGCAACTCACATTTGGAATATGGAGTTCCTTTATGGGATTCAAATAATTCAATAGTTCAAAATTAATGGATGACCCAGCAGCAAGAGTTTAATGTAAGCTCTTTCAATAAATAAAGGTCCCCATCAACTTAAACTTAAACTTGAATTTAAAAAGTATCTTGATATTCTTCTAAACTTAATTAACTCCGTTAGTCTACATGCTAGAACAAGATTGGACTTGGATAAATTGAATTCAACAAGTTTATAAGGGTCAATAGGCCACTTTAATTGAccactttaagtaagttcacGGGAGCTAACAAGACACTATGTAAATTAAGCGGACCAATCAACAACAACTATTTATTAAgccataaataaataatagtaCTGACATTACCTAAGCTTAAGCCTATAAACTCATTCAATAAATCATCATATTATTTGTTTCCCCAACTACCTAAGGTAAGGTTATAAATTCATTGAATATTTGCAGGCATGATGGATTTGTTATTGCCTCAAACTTACAAGGCCATAGTCCTAATAAGCTGGCTGTGTCTGCAATTGCATAGCTGGTCTGGTCTGCACTTGCCAATTGGACCCAATCTAAAACTATGATAATCTCTAGCAAATAATAATTTAGATTCACACATGCTGATTCTTCATTTCATTTATTTGATTCTCCCATTGCACTACAATGGCTATTTAATTCAAGGAAACAACATGAGTTGCATAAATATCACTTAATTATTTACAGTAGgtttggaaaaggaaaagataacATCACATTCTTTCCATGAACCAGCATTCACACTCAACACCCACTGGATTTGCTAATGAAATTCTTCACATCATTCAGCAATAACTTGAGGTTTCCCCTAAGATGCAGGCAGGCAGGCATTAACACCAACTAAATTTGTTCCTTCACAGAAAATGAATTTCGATCTGTTTCACCGTGATAGAAGAGACTATAAACACTTTAAAGAAATGATATTTTCCAGTGATTTTGTATGCATACCTTCCTTTTAGAGTACTTAAGTGATATGAGGCCAGTAGAAAGCATCATTTTCTTGCTTCACTTGCTGCTTCTGCCATTCAACTCGCTGAAGCTGCGACGACAACTGAAGCAAGTCAATTGTGGTATCATCTCCGCATGAAACACAATCCTTGGCGTTCATAAAGTTTGACCCTTGACAAATCGCATCCGTGACATCAAAATTCATGGCATCACTACCATTAGACATCAGAGCTGAGCCAAAGTGATTACCATCTACAGAACTTGTTCCAGACGAAGACAACTTTTTAGCTACCTCGCTTGCTGAACCCTGCGAGCTAAATCCGAGCAGCTTTTCAGACACTTGACTAACACTATAATGATTGTTGCTGCCAGACACTAACAATGGGCAGGCCACAGAAATTCCCGATGATTGGCTCGAAAAGTTTTGTGATTGAGATGACAGAAGAGAGAGAGCACAACCAGAATTTGTGATCCCTGATAATCCTTGAACGGTTGATGCTGGATCAAAAGCATTGAACTCTTCATTTCCTAATGAGGTATCCTGCATTAATGAACGTGAACCAGTATTTGAGCCAGTCAGATCACATGCATATCGATTGGTGCTCTCATTGAAAATGCTTGCTGTTGGAGTAGCAGCTTCATTGACATGAAAATCAAGAAATGCTTTCTCCGAATTATTAGAAGTGAAGACAGGTTTTGAATGGAAATGCCCATTTGTAATAGGAATTGAAGATAGTAGACTAAACCCGTCTTCAACTTTTACATGTCGGTACCAATTATTCGCTCCAGATTTCTCAAGATGCAAGGGGACATTGGGAAGTAGATCTTCACAGATAAAAGATGTTAATGAAGTCCCATTATATCTGCTGCTAGCAAAGCCTGCAAAGTTTTGCAAAATCGATAGAAGGTCACTAAATATCATCTGCCATAATTGACTTAAGCATCCCAATTGTAGAACATGAGAAGAAAAGAAATATCTCTGAATTTTGGGGATTTAAAAACAACAACTGGAATAAGATTACTAACAGAGCATACACCACTTACAGAATATAATGTACTACCATGAATAAAGATGCGAAATTTTGGATAAATTCCACACTGGAAGTGGTTCTTCATTTTTACATCGATGCTCTAAACTCTGAAACCACACATTAGAGCTTGGTTCCAGAAGAAAACTTACAAATATGGAAAACAGTCACAAAATTTGCTCCATTGAGATGGTTAAAACTTAAAACACTGGCCAGACACATGCAAATATTTGGTAAGATGCAAGGATACGCTGAGCATCAAACAAATTTTTTCTAGACGACAGTAGCAATACCTTAAGCAGCTTATCCAGGAAATACCTGAAATTATTTGGCTTACATCTGCCCCTTAAAAAAATTAGGTACTTTACTGCTTTCAACAATCAAGAATAAGTTTTCAGAAAGTTGTTCTTTATTTCATTGTCCCTAAAATCACACATTAAAGTATATATGCTTAATGGCTGCAGAGTGAAAGAGCAACTTTGGATTTTCAAATCTTCCAGAAGGGAAAACAAATTAGCAGTACTCATCCTGAGAATTCATTTTCGAATAACAAACTTATATACAGATCTTATAAATGCATAACAATGTTCGGGTACAAGGATCAACGAAATGACAATATGATGAAGCTAAAGTAATCATGTAAAAGCAATGATAATCTTCTCCATGAAAAGGAGAAAGGAAGCAAGTTAAATCA
The DNA window shown above is from Euphorbia lathyris chromosome 1, ddEupLath1.1, whole genome shotgun sequence and carries:
- the LOC136233692 gene encoding squamosa promoter-binding-like protein 6, encoding MQSWSYVHGGKGLASNEILPSADAVAVAKTKNGFMGWDLKTANSSFCNSMLISGQQAFEHHGFGEMSHELPNNSAGGRDRDRDGLSSEVEGGKVNPFMVNMNTYSVEDDSTSRLSCSVVESNNRGSYIDLKLGRFGDPTETQNSRISKGGSILSSSESSKPTKRVRLGVNFHHARCQVYGCNKDLTSSKEYHRRHKVCEAHSKTSKVIVNGIEQRFCQQCSRFHLLTEFDDGKRSCRKRLAGHNERRRKPQVGIHSGRTGRLLQSFNGFASSRYNGTSLTSFICEDLLPNVPLHLEKSGANNWYRHVKVEDGFSLLSSIPITNGHFHSKPVFTSNNSEKAFLDFHVNEAATPTASIFNESTNRYACDLTGSNTGSRSLMQDTSLGNEEFNAFDPASTVQGLSGITNSGCALSLLSSQSQNFSSQSSGISVACPLLVSGSNNHYSVSQVSEKLLGFSSQGSASEVAKKLSSSGTSSVDGNHFGSALMSNGSDAMNFDVTDAICQGSNFMNAKDCVSCGDDTTIDLLQLSSQLQRVEWQKQQVKQENDAFYWPHIT